In a genomic window of Oreochromis aureus strain Israel breed Guangdong linkage group 13, ZZ_aureus, whole genome shotgun sequence:
- the lhcgr gene encoding lutropin-choriogonadotropic hormone receptor gives MWTSPSVSLLLFVSFFHGCRNFVCPRICRCFSNTIRCNNITQGSAPVMDHRDRRLFLYHLSLQTISSHSFEGLKGVQRIEITQSVTLKTIETLAFNNLLSLFEISIQNTRSLMHIDRGAFNNLPKLRYLSISNTGIAVFPDVTSISSLESEFVLDICDNIFLLEIPTNAFTGMSKEYVTMNLYNNGIRKIHEHAFNGTKIDKLVLKNNRNLRVIHKDAFTGATGPGVLDVSATALTKLPSQGLESVLVLFALSAYTLKSLPPLQGLWSLREAHLTYNSHCCALLSWNTHRDLPINPVWNNSSTSCIERDPAGRVQPVMGESTDTSLLMGVPYFSEGDLLAEDDSYGDVNFHYPELDLCQTTRTLVCTPEADAFNPCEDIAGFSFLRVAIWFINLLAITGNLTVLLVFFSSRNKLTVPRFLMCHLAFADLCIGVYLLMIATVDLRTRGSYSQHAIEWQTGPGCSAAGFLSVFGGELSVYTLSTITLERWHTITNAMQVERHLVLMQAAGIMAVGWLICLGMGILPLIGVSSYTKVSMCLPMDIETPLAQAFVIIILLLNVGAFLVVCVCYVLIYLAVKNPDLPRRSADTRIAQRMAVLIFTDFLCMAPISFFAISAAFKFPLITVTNSKILLVLFFPINSCANPFLYAIFTKAFRKDAYKLMSTIGCCGNKAAHTERK, from the exons ATGTGGACATCGCCGTCAGTATCCCTGCTCCTGTTCGTCTCATTCTTCCATGGATGCAGGAATTTCGTGTGCCCGAGGATCTGCCGTTGTTTCTCCAATACAATCAGGTGCAACAATATAACACAAGGGTCAGCTCCAGTGATGGACCACAGGGATAGAAGATT GTTTCTTTATCATCTGTCTTTGCAAACAATTTCAAGCCATTCCTTTGAAGGTTTGAAAGGAGTCCAGAGGAT AGAGATTACTCAAAGTGTAACCTTGAAAACTATTGAGACATTAGCATTTAACAACCTCCTCAGCCTCTTTGAAAT CTCAATCCAGAACACAAGGAGTCTGATGCACATTGACAGAGGAGCATTTAACAACCTCCCCAAACTTCGCTACTT GAGTATTTCAAATACCGGTATTGCAGTTTTTCCTGATGTCACTTCAATCAGTTCACTTGAATCTGAGTTTGTCTT GGATATATGTGACAACATCTTCCTTCTAGAAATACCCACAAACGCTTTCACTGGAATGTCAAAGGAATATGTTACAAT GAACCTGTACAACAATGGCATAAGAAAAATACACGAGCATGCCTTCAACGGAACAAAGATAGATAAGct GGTATTAAAAAATAATCGAAACCTTAGAGTGATCCATAAAGATGCTTTCACAGGAGCCACGGGCCCTGGAGTCTT GGATGTTTCTGCCACAGCTCTCACAAAGCTGCCATCACAGGGACTGGAGTCAGTTCTAGTGTTGTTTGCTCTGTCCGCCTACACCTTGAAGAGTCTGCCTCCTCTGCAGGGACTGTGGAGTCTGCGAGAAGCTCATCTCACCTACAACAGCCACTGCTGTGCACTGCTGAGCTGGAACACTCACAG AGACTTACCAATTAATCCTGTGTGGAATAACAGCTCCACATCCTGTATTGAGAGAGATCCAGCCGGCAG GGTTCAGCCTGTAATGGGAGAGTCAACAGACACATCTCTACTTATGGGCGTGCCGTATTTCTCAGAAGGTGACCTGCTTGCTGAAGATGACAGCTATGGAGATGTGAATTTCCACTATCCAGAACTGGACCTCTGCCAGACCACCCGCACTCTGGTTTGCACACCTGAGGCAGATGCTTTCAACCCCTGTGAGGACATCgcaggtttcagttttctcagAGTAGCTATTTGGTTCATCAATTTACTGGCTATTACAGGTAATCTGACAGTGCTGCTGGTCTTCTTCAGCAGCCGGAACAAGCTGACAGTACCTCGCTTCCTCATGTGCCACCTGGCTTTTGCAGACCTTTGCATTGGGGTCTACCTTCTGATGATAGCTACTGTAGACTTGCGGACTCGTGGTAGCTACAGTCAGCACGCCATTGAATGGCAGACAGGACCTGGTTGCAGTGCTGCTGGCTTCCTGTCAGTTTTTGGTGGGGAGCTGTCAGTTTACACACTTTCCACCATCACCCTGGAGCGTTGGCACACCATCACCAATGCTATGCAGGTAGAGCGCCACCTGGTTCTTATGCAAGCTGCAGGCATAATGGCAGTAGGTTGGCTCATCTGTCTGGGGATGGGGATACTGCCCTTGATTGGTGTCAGTAGCTACACCAAAGTCAGCATGTGCTTACCCATGGACATAGAGACTCCTTTGGCTCAGGCTTTTGTCATAATTATCCTGCTCCTCAATGTGGGCGCCTTCCTCGTTGTTTGCGTTTGCTATGTGCTGATCTACCTGGCTGTAAAAAATCCTGACTTACCTAGAAGAAGTGCAGACACCAGGATCGCACAGCGCATGGCGGTACTCATCTTCACGGATTTTCTGTGCATGGCACCCATCTCCTTCTTTGCCATCTCTGCTGCTTTTAAGTTTCCCCTCATCACAGTTACCAACTCCAAAATTCTGCTGGTCCTCTTTTTTCCCATCAATTCCTGTGCCAATCCCTTCCTCTATGCTATCTTCACTAAAGCTTTCAGAAAGGATGCTTATAAACTCATGAGTACCATAGGCTGCTGTGGAAACAAGGCTGCTCATACAGAAAGGAAATAG